In Triticum urartu cultivar G1812 chromosome 6, Tu2.1, whole genome shotgun sequence, the following proteins share a genomic window:
- the LOC125514297 gene encoding inorganic pyrophosphatase TTM2-like isoform X2 encodes MERSDSLSESPRKRNGLLRDQVQLVKRKDTSRYEIVPFPEPLSFEKGFFVMIRAIQLLVQNNEGIIFVGVAGPSGAGKTVFTEKVLNFMPSVAVISMDNYNDASRIVDGNFDDPRLTDYDTLLENIHGLKEGRSVQVPIYDFKMSCRTGYRTVDVPSSRIVIIEGIYALSDKLRPILDLRVSVTGGVHFDLVKRVLRDIQRAGQEPEEIIHQISETVYPMYKAFIEPDLKTAHIRIINKFNPFSGFQNPMYILKSPRSLTPDQIKAALGEDQTESNEETYDIYLLPPGEDPEACQSYLRMRNREGKYNLMFEEWVTDNPFIISPRITFEVSVRLLGGLMALGYTIAAILKRSSRVFSDGKATVKIDWLEQLNRRYIQVQGRDRLYVKFVAEQLGLDGSYIPRTYIEQIQLEKLMNDVMALPDDLRTKLSIDDELVSSPKEAFSRASADRRNELMKSGLSHSYSTHGDKSIVKLNKLTESNRRFGSRRTPEPPVINQGAINQLSEQISTLNERMDEFTCRVEDLNSKFTLIKSSPSQQNLIPSSDTRNGSAPTNLFVSQLGNGTLIPHSSSSNQLSKESPLMEEIHDLEWIENQ; translated from the exons ATGGAGCGTAGTGATTCCCTGTCCGAGTCGCCAAGGAAGCGGAATGGCCTTCTGCGTGACCAGGTCCAGCTGGTGAAAAGGAAGGACACAAGCCGCTATGAGATCGTCCCCTTTCCAGAGCCACTGTCttttgagaaaggcttctttgtcATGATCCGCGCCATCCAGCTCCTGGTGCAAAACAATGAAGGGATAATATTTGTGGGAGTTGCTGGCCCCTCTGGGGCTGGTAAGACGGTGTTTACTGAGAAGGTCCTCAATTTCATGCCCAGTGTTGCTGTCATATCAATGGACAACTACAATGATGCAAGTCGCATAGTTGATGGCAATTTTGATG ATCCACGTCTAACAGATTATGACACACTGTTGGAAAATATTCATGGTTTGAAGGAAGGAAGGTCCGTTCAGGTTCCAATATATGATTTCAAGATGAGTTGCCGGACTGGATACAG AACAGTTGATGTCCCTAGCTCCAGGATTGTTATTATTGAAGGTATATATGCACTGAGTGATAAGTTACGGCCAATACTGGATCTGCGTGTTTCTGTCACTGGTGGTGTTCATTTTGACCTGGTGAAGAGGGTCCTAAGGGACATACAACGAGCTGGCCAGGAGCCTGAGGAAATAATTCACCAGATCTCAGAAACG GTTTATCCAATGTACAAGGCTTTCATTGAGCCGGATTTGAAGACAGCGCACATAAGAATCATCAACAAGTTCAACCCTTTCTCAGGGTTCCAGAATCCTATGTACATTCTGAAG TCACCACGGTCTCTAACACCTGATCAAATCAAAGCTGCTCTTGGCGAAGATCAAACAGAAAGCAATGAAGAAACTTATGATATCTATTTACTTCCACCGGGTGAAGATCCAGAAGCATGCCAATCTTATCTGAGAATGCGGAATAGGGAAGGGAAATATAATCTGATGTTTGAG GAGTGGGTGACTGATAATCCTTTTATCATATCACCGAGGATTACTTTTGAAGTCAGTGTACGTCTTCTTGGTGGTTTGATGGCGTTGGGATATACTATAGCAGCTATACTGAAGAGAAGCAGCCGTGTGTTTTCTGATGGCAAGGCTACTGTTAAAATTGACTGGCTGGAGCAACTTAACCGAAGGTATATACAG GTGCAAGGTAGAGACAGACTTTATGTCAAATTTGTAGCAGAGCAGTTAGGTTTGGATGGTTCTTATATCCCACGCACGTATATTGAACAAATTCAACTGGAGAAACTGATGAATGATGTTATG GCATTACCAGATGATTTGAGGACAAAGCTCAGCATTGATGATGAGCTGGTTTCAAGTCCAAAAGAAGCTTTTTCCCGGGCCTCTGCTGATAGGAGAAACGAACTTATGAAAAG TGGGCTATCTCATTCGTATTCAACACACGGAGATAAAAGTATTGTGAAATTGAATAAACTGACTGAAAGCAACCGAAGGTTTGGCAGTCGGCGAACTCCTGAACCTCCTGTGATTAATCAG GGTGCAATCAACCAGCTGTCAGAACAGATATCGACACTGAATGAGAGGATGGATGAGTTTACCTGTCGGGTTGAAGATCTTAACTCAAAATTTACACTGATAAAATCTTCACCGAGTCAGCAAAATTTAATTCCTTCAAGTGATACCCGTAATGGTTCTGCACCTACAAATCTTTTTGTTTCTCAGTTGGGTAATGGTACCCTTATACCCCATTCATCATCATCAAACCAACTTTCAAAAGAGTCTCCATTGATGGAAGAG ATCCATGATTTGGAATGGATTGAGAATCAGTGA